From Mucilaginibacter rubeus, a single genomic window includes:
- a CDS encoding prolyl oligopeptidase family serine peptidase, producing MKKLLSLLFLIPATGAFAQKLDTLTIEKIMRDPKWIGVSPSNIRWSNDSKKIYFKWDDDASGDTRLYSVIPGDNRVQKVSIAEQRELASGNGEWNKKHNQKVFSKNGDLFLYDVRSNKTVRLTNTVGQEDSPVFSGDETKIIYKEDNNLFSLNLNGGGLVQLTNFVRAASDKKSKDKPNEQEQWLKKQQLELFDIIKKEAKDDKKDSTETALLKPDKLKEIAFGDKRLGAVQISPDSRFITYRLTKRADGVQNAIVPNYVTASGFTEDIPNRSKVGRPSSTSETFIYDKRREAVYPVITSDIPGIKDLPDYLKDYPEELKARQKEDADRRVNIDGVLWNQSGSNAVVIISAQDNKDCWIMRLDPVSGRLSLLDRQRDEAWIGGPGIDDPGNAGFIDDNHFYYQSEASGYSHIYVVDVTNGAKKQLTSGKWEVQTLQLSQDKKTFYFTANIDHPGITHFYSIPVSGGTPVKITGIKGGNEVTLSPDEKWLAIRYSYSNRPWELYIQANKPGAKAVKITNSVSAEYLSYPWRDPEIISFKNRYGTDVYARLYQPKKANPAKPAVVFVHGAGYLQNVTYSWSYYFREYMFNNMLADNGYTVLDIDYTASSGYGRDFRTGIYRHMGGKDLTDQVDGVKLLVEKYGVNPKHVGLYGGSYGGFITLMGMFTEPDIFAAGGAIRSVTDWAHYNHEYTSNILNEPFTDEQAYRKSSPIYFANGLKGNLLVLHGMIDQNVNYQDIIRLIQKLIELHKENWELASYPVEDHGFEQPSSWADEYKRIYKLFEGTLKK from the coding sequence ATGAAAAAACTGCTAAGCTTATTGTTCCTGATCCCGGCAACGGGTGCTTTTGCCCAAAAACTGGATACCCTTACCATCGAAAAAATTATGCGCGACCCAAAATGGATCGGCGTATCGCCCTCCAATATCCGTTGGAGCAACGATAGTAAAAAGATCTATTTTAAATGGGATGATGATGCTTCCGGCGACACAAGGCTATATTCTGTTATTCCGGGTGATAACCGTGTGCAGAAGGTTAGCATCGCGGAGCAGCGGGAACTGGCATCTGGCAACGGCGAGTGGAACAAAAAACACAACCAAAAAGTATTCAGTAAAAACGGCGATTTGTTTTTGTACGATGTAAGAAGCAATAAAACCGTCCGTTTAACCAATACCGTAGGCCAGGAAGACAGCCCGGTTTTTAGTGGTGATGAAACAAAGATCATTTATAAAGAAGACAATAACCTTTTCTCCCTGAACCTGAACGGAGGCGGCCTTGTGCAACTTACCAATTTTGTTCGCGCCGCAAGCGATAAAAAAAGTAAAGATAAGCCCAACGAACAAGAACAATGGCTCAAAAAGCAACAATTGGAGTTGTTTGATATCATTAAAAAAGAAGCGAAGGACGACAAAAAAGATTCCACCGAAACTGCGCTACTTAAACCTGACAAGTTAAAAGAAATAGCTTTTGGCGATAAAAGATTAGGTGCTGTACAGATTAGTCCGGATAGCAGGTTTATCACCTATCGACTTACCAAACGGGCCGATGGCGTTCAAAATGCAATCGTACCTAACTATGTTACTGCTTCAGGCTTTACTGAGGATATTCCGAACCGGTCAAAGGTTGGTCGCCCGTCATCAACTTCCGAAACTTTTATTTACGATAAGCGCCGTGAGGCGGTGTACCCGGTGATTACATCAGACATCCCCGGTATTAAAGACCTCCCGGACTATCTAAAAGATTATCCCGAAGAGTTAAAAGCCCGCCAAAAGGAAGATGCCGACAGGCGGGTGAACATTGATGGTGTTTTGTGGAACCAAAGCGGTAGCAACGCGGTTGTAATTATATCAGCACAGGATAATAAAGATTGCTGGATCATGCGCCTTGACCCGGTAAGCGGCAGGCTAAGCCTACTTGATCGCCAGCGTGACGAGGCCTGGATTGGAGGCCCCGGTATTGATGATCCGGGGAATGCCGGCTTTATTGATGATAACCACTTTTATTACCAGAGCGAAGCCAGCGGCTACTCACATATTTATGTGGTTGACGTAACCAATGGTGCTAAAAAACAGCTTACCAGCGGCAAATGGGAAGTGCAAACCTTGCAATTAAGTCAGGATAAAAAAACATTTTACTTTACGGCCAATATTGACCATCCGGGGATAACGCATTTCTACAGCATTCCGGTTAGTGGCGGTACTCCGGTTAAAATTACCGGCATAAAAGGCGGCAACGAGGTTACCCTTTCGCCTGATGAAAAATGGCTGGCTATCCGGTATTCTTACTCAAACCGCCCCTGGGAGTTATATATCCAGGCTAACAAACCCGGAGCTAAGGCTGTGAAAATAACTAACTCGGTTTCGGCCGAATACCTGTCGTACCCGTGGCGTGATCCTGAGATCATCAGCTTTAAAAACCGTTACGGTACCGATGTTTATGCCCGTTTATATCAGCCTAAAAAAGCCAACCCGGCAAAACCGGCCGTTGTTTTTGTACATGGCGCGGGATACCTGCAAAATGTTACCTACTCATGGAGTTACTATTTCCGTGAGTATATGTTCAACAACATGCTGGCCGATAATGGCTATACTGTACTGGATATCGATTATACCGCCAGCTCTGGTTATGGTCGCGACTTCCGTACCGGTATTTATCGCCACATGGGTGGTAAAGATCTTACAGACCAGGTGGATGGCGTAAAACTACTGGTTGAAAAGTATGGCGTTAATCCCAAGCATGTTGGCTTGTACGGTGGTTCGTATGGTGGTTTCATTACGCTGATGGGCATGTTTACCGAGCCGGATATTTTTGCGGCAGGCGGCGCTATCCGTTCCGTTACCGACTGGGCTCACTATAATCATGAATACACTTCAAATATCCTTAATGAACCTTTTACAGATGAGCAAGCTTACCGAAAAAGCTCGCCCATTTACTTTGCCAACGGATTAAAAGGTAACCTGCTGGTGTTACATGGCATGATAGACCAAAACGTAAACTATCAGGATATTATCCGTCTAATTCAAAAACTGATAGAACTGCATAAAGAAAACTGGGAGTTGGCTTCATACCCCG
- a CDS encoding GNAT family N-acetyltransferase, giving the protein MELQGNGFLLRAWQRGDETSLQRHADNVKVSAFLRDRFPYPYTLDDASFWVNLVKDQQPLTSFAIVINGEACGGIGIELMTDVSRIAAEIGYWLGEEHWGKGVTTAALKLITAYAFEYFPLERIEAGVYDKNGASMKVLEKAGYVKEAVLRKSIIKNGEVMDKHMYAIFRD; this is encoded by the coding sequence ATGGAACTACAGGGTAACGGATTTTTATTGAGGGCCTGGCAACGGGGCGATGAAACATCGCTGCAAAGGCATGCAGACAACGTGAAAGTATCGGCTTTTTTGCGTGATAGGTTCCCATACCCCTATACCCTGGATGATGCCTCGTTTTGGGTGAACTTGGTAAAAGATCAACAGCCGTTAACGAGCTTTGCCATAGTGATTAACGGCGAAGCCTGTGGAGGTATAGGCATTGAACTAATGACCGATGTAAGCCGCATAGCAGCTGAGATAGGTTACTGGCTCGGTGAGGAGCACTGGGGCAAAGGCGTTACCACCGCGGCATTAAAACTGATAACTGCTTATGCATTTGAATATTTCCCGCTGGAACGTATTGAGGCCGGGGTATATGATAAAAACGGGGCATCAATGAAAGTGCTTGAAAAAGCAGGTTATGTAAAAGAGGCTGTGCTACGAAAATCGATCATTAAAAACGGCGAAGTTATGGATAAGCATATGTATGCTATTTTTAGGGATTAA
- a CDS encoding zeta toxin family protein, with protein MPNLYIIAGCNGAGKTTASYTVLPELLNCNEFVNADNIAAGLSPFNPESVAFEAGRIMLQRIDELLDRDVDFAFETTLSTRSYVSLVKKAQQKGYEVTLLFFWLSSPQMAMERVAKRVSKGGHNIPADVIERRYYRGIRNLVYLYIPLCDRWFVINNMNTGPQVVVRGFNSSEKTIIKSDVWKVILDQANDN; from the coding sequence ATGCCTAATTTGTACATCATAGCAGGCTGCAATGGCGCAGGCAAAACCACGGCAAGCTACACCGTTTTGCCTGAGTTGCTTAACTGCAACGAGTTTGTAAACGCAGATAACATTGCGGCAGGACTATCCCCCTTCAATCCGGAAAGCGTTGCATTTGAAGCCGGACGGATCATGTTGCAGCGAATTGACGAGTTACTGGATAGAGACGTTGATTTCGCTTTTGAAACTACACTTTCAACGCGGAGTTATGTTTCTTTGGTTAAGAAAGCTCAACAAAAAGGATACGAGGTTACTTTATTGTTTTTTTGGTTAAGTTCTCCGCAGATGGCAATGGAACGAGTAGCTAAGCGAGTGAGTAAAGGCGGTCATAATATTCCTGCTGATGTCATAGAGCGGAGATATTACCGGGGTATAAGAAATTTGGTATATTTGTATATACCACTTTGTGACAGGTGGTTCGTGATAAATAACATGAATACCGGCCCTCAAGTAGTGGTAAGAGGTTTTAATTCGTCGGAAAAAACAATAATAAAATCCGATGTTTGGAAGGTAATTTTAGATCAGGCAAATGACAACTAA
- a CDS encoding GNAT family N-acetyltransferase — MYTIRTATVNDVETIRDIADKTWWVTYSPILEREQIAFMLGEIYSAEKITKQIKENQQTFLLLEEENKPVAFASYSPREEDPEIYKLHKLYCLPETQGKGYGKVLINEVAQKTKDAGKQTLELNVNRYNNAKSFYEKMGFTIAYEEDIAIGDYWMNDYVMRKEL; from the coding sequence ATGTATACGATACGTACGGCCACAGTTAACGATGTAGAAACTATCCGCGATATTGCCGATAAAACATGGTGGGTAACCTATAGCCCTATTCTTGAGCGCGAACAGATCGCCTTTATGTTAGGTGAGATCTATTCGGCAGAAAAAATAACCAAGCAGATTAAGGAAAATCAGCAAACTTTTTTGCTATTGGAAGAAGAAAACAAACCGGTGGCGTTCGCATCTTACTCACCCCGTGAAGAAGATCCTGAGATCTACAAACTGCACAAGCTATACTGCCTGCCCGAAACCCAGGGCAAAGGTTACGGAAAAGTACTGATTAACGAGGTGGCCCAAAAAACCAAAGACGCAGGCAAGCAAACACTGGAACTTAACGTGAACAGGTATAATAACGCCAAGTCGTTTTATGAAAAGATGGGATTTACTATAGCCTATGAAGAAGATATCGCTATCGGGGATTACTGGATGAACGATTATGTAATGCGGAAGGAACTGTAG
- the pepT gene encoding peptidase T — MNFSSFIKFTVTERFLRYVTIDTQSDPSSVTFPSTEKQKDLGRLLVEELLAIGVTDAHLDEYGYVYATIPSNTDKQVPVICFCSHMDTAPDCSGKGVKPIVHKNYQGQDLILPDDTTQVIRMAEYADLKNQIGNDVITASGTTLLGADNKAGVAEIMDACYQLMNHPEIKHGDIRILFTPDEEVGHGVDHVDIAKLGAFAGYTMDGESAGNMENETFSADGARLTINGVSSHPGFAKGKMESAIKIAGQIIAALPDDLSPEHTEGMQGFVHPVGIEGHVETASVDFIIRDFDEAKLADHVEVIRQTATEVLKKFPGSTFDIAVSQQYRNMKGVLDQHPQIVDYAMEAIKRTGLTAKLCSIRGGTDGSRLSFMGLPCPNIFAGEHAFHSRHEWVSVQDMQKAVETILHLCMIWEEKS, encoded by the coding sequence ATGAATTTTAGCTCATTCATTAAGTTCACTGTTACCGAACGCTTCCTGCGTTACGTTACCATTGATACGCAATCCGACCCCTCTTCGGTTACATTTCCGTCAACAGAAAAGCAAAAAGATCTTGGTCGTTTGTTGGTTGAGGAACTTTTGGCTATTGGCGTAACCGACGCGCATTTGGATGAATACGGTTATGTTTACGCAACCATCCCCTCCAACACAGATAAGCAGGTGCCGGTGATCTGCTTCTGTTCGCACATGGATACCGCTCCCGATTGTAGCGGGAAGGGCGTAAAACCAATAGTACATAAAAACTACCAGGGGCAGGATTTAATATTGCCCGATGATACTACCCAGGTGATCCGCATGGCCGAATATGCCGACCTTAAAAACCAGATAGGGAACGACGTAATAACCGCCAGTGGCACCACGTTGCTTGGCGCGGATAATAAAGCGGGCGTGGCCGAAATTATGGACGCCTGCTACCAGCTCATGAACCATCCCGAAATTAAACACGGCGATATCCGGATCCTGTTTACGCCGGATGAGGAAGTTGGCCATGGTGTCGACCATGTGGATATTGCCAAGCTTGGCGCTTTTGCCGGCTATACTATGGATGGCGAAAGCGCGGGCAATATGGAAAACGAAACTTTTTCGGCAGATGGCGCGCGGCTTACTATTAACGGTGTAAGCTCACACCCCGGATTTGCTAAAGGAAAAATGGAAAGCGCCATTAAAATTGCAGGGCAAATTATAGCTGCGCTGCCCGATGATCTTTCACCGGAGCACACTGAAGGGATGCAGGGCTTTGTACATCCCGTAGGTATAGAAGGTCATGTAGAAACCGCCTCTGTTGATTTTATCATCCGTGATTTTGACGAAGCTAAACTTGCAGATCATGTAGAGGTTATTCGACAAACAGCAACTGAAGTATTGAAGAAATTCCCGGGTTCTACGTTCGATATAGCTGTTAGTCAGCAATACCGCAATATGAAGGGCGTACTTGATCAGCACCCGCAAATTGTGGATTATGCGATGGAGGCCATCAAGCGTACAGGTTTAACTGCTAAGTTGTGCAGCATCCGTGGCGGTACCGATGGCTCAAGGTTATCATTTATGGGATTACCCTGCCCTAATATTTTTGCCGGAGAACATGCTTTCCACAGCAGGCACGAATGGGTATCCGTTCAGGATATGCAAAAAGCGGTTGAAACCATTTTGCATCTGTGCATGATCTGGGAGGAAAAAAGTTAG
- a CDS encoding MmcQ/YjbR family DNA-binding protein, which translates to MNIEELRDYCLQKPGATEGFPFGEDTLVFKIADKIFLLTGLQTGDRFNVKCDPEWAVELRERHPEVQPGYHMNKKMWNTVQMNGSLTRKQLCEMIDHSYNEVVKSLPKKVQAEIVAL; encoded by the coding sequence ATGAACATCGAAGAACTGCGCGATTATTGTTTGCAAAAACCAGGGGCTACCGAAGGTTTTCCGTTTGGCGAGGATACCCTTGTTTTTAAAATTGCCGATAAGATCTTTTTGTTAACCGGTTTGCAAACCGGCGACAGATTTAACGTTAAATGCGATCCCGAATGGGCCGTTGAACTCCGCGAACGCCATCCCGAAGTGCAGCCAGGCTACCACATGAACAAAAAAATGTGGAATACTGTACAAATGAACGGCTCCCTTACCCGAAAACAACTCTGCGAAATGATTGACCACTCCTACAATGAAGTGGTTAAAAGCTTGCCCAAAAAGGTACAGGCAGAGATAGTAGCCTTGTAA
- a CDS encoding DUF1080 domain-containing protein, with protein sequence MNKLFLIALTAIAISGCHSSTPKNYNKDSTVVADTNQKKDSTNNTASGFESLFDGKTTDGWHAYGKPAPGLAWKAEDGVLHLDASEKGDWQTKNGGDMVSNGEYENFDLKLEWKISKGGNSGILFHVKEDTTKYKYSYFTGPECQVVDNKENEDGKLIKHRAGDLYDLISISKEVVKPAGEWNQVEIVCNNSKLDFTINGEHVLSTTLWDDHWKKLVAGSKFKQWPDFGTFKTGHIILQDHGADVWYRNIQIKKL encoded by the coding sequence ATGAACAAGTTATTTTTAATAGCACTAACAGCCATAGCCATAAGCGGCTGCCATTCATCTACCCCCAAAAACTATAATAAGGACAGCACCGTTGTTGCTGATACCAATCAAAAAAAGGATAGTACAAATAATACTGCATCGGGATTTGAATCATTGTTTGATGGGAAAACCACTGATGGCTGGCATGCTTATGGCAAACCGGCACCGGGCTTGGCCTGGAAAGCGGAGGATGGCGTGCTGCACCTTGATGCCTCAGAAAAAGGCGACTGGCAAACCAAAAACGGTGGTGATATGGTAAGCAACGGTGAATATGAAAACTTTGATCTGAAGCTGGAATGGAAGATCTCCAAAGGTGGCAACAGCGGTATCCTGTTTCACGTAAAAGAAGATACTACCAAATACAAGTACAGCTATTTTACCGGCCCCGAATGCCAGGTTGTTGATAATAAGGAAAACGAAGACGGCAAACTTATCAAACACCGCGCGGGTGATCTGTATGACCTCATCTCGATATCAAAAGAAGTAGTAAAACCTGCCGGCGAATGGAACCAGGTAGAGATTGTTTGCAACAACAGTAAGCTTGATTTTACCATAAACGGCGAACATGTGTTATCAACCACCCTTTGGGATGATCATTGGAAAAAACTGGTAGCAGGAAGCAAATTTAAGCAATGGCCCGATTTCGGCACGTTTAAAACCGGCCATATCATATTACAGGACCATGGCGCCGACGTTTGGTATAGGAATATCCAGATTAAAAAATTATAG
- a CDS encoding GMC oxidoreductase — translation MPDEPKNTADQFTYDAIVIGSGISGGWAAKELCEQGLKTLVLERGRDVQHIKDYPTATMDPWEFKHRGEMTKSFLKENPLISRAAGYGEDDAHFFVKDKDHPYIQEKPFDWIRGYQVGGKSLTWGRACQRWSKYEFENPARFGYGIEWPIGYDDVAPWYSHVEKFIGVCGNKDGIEAMPDGEFLQPFDMNAVQEHISKKIKENYPDRHLVHARWAHITKPEQIHIDQGRVKCMARNLCMRGCPFGGYFSSVSSTLPWAKKTGNLTIRPFSVVHSVIYDEKLGKATGVKVIDTNTKQEFTYKARVIFMNASALNTNLILLNSKSTRFPNGLGNDNGLLGKYIAFQNYRASVTADMDGFLDRYYFGRNPTELILANYRNLHKQETDYKGGFTTFMGAYRNRGPKETVDGEIGGTYKDSLTEPGGWSAYMYLQGETIPKASNHVRLSPDKKDQWGIPLLITSVEYDDNDERMIQDFLTQTADMFEKAGCTNIQKHENKQAPGLDIHEMGGVRMGKDPKTSMLNQWNQLHLCKNVFVTDGACMATTGNQSPSILYMALTARAATYAVGEFKKGNL, via the coding sequence ATGCCTGATGAACCTAAAAACACTGCCGATCAGTTTACTTATGATGCCATAGTAATAGGCTCAGGCATCAGCGGTGGATGGGCTGCTAAAGAGCTTTGTGAGCAGGGTTTAAAAACCCTGGTACTTGAACGCGGCCGTGATGTGCAGCACATTAAAGATTACCCCACGGCAACCATGGATCCATGGGAGTTTAAGCATCGCGGCGAAATGACAAAATCTTTTTTGAAGGAAAACCCACTCATTAGCCGGGCGGCAGGGTATGGGGAAGATGACGCACATTTTTTTGTGAAGGATAAGGATCACCCGTATATACAGGAAAAACCTTTCGACTGGATCCGCGGATACCAGGTTGGGGGCAAATCGCTTACCTGGGGACGGGCTTGCCAGCGCTGGAGCAAGTATGAATTTGAAAATCCGGCACGTTTTGGTTATGGCATTGAGTGGCCCATTGGTTATGATGATGTAGCGCCGTGGTACTCACATGTAGAGAAATTTATAGGCGTTTGTGGCAATAAGGATGGCATTGAAGCTATGCCCGATGGCGAGTTCCTGCAGCCTTTTGATATGAACGCGGTACAGGAACATATCAGCAAAAAGATAAAAGAAAATTATCCCGACAGGCACCTCGTACATGCCCGCTGGGCGCATATTACCAAGCCGGAGCAGATTCATATAGATCAGGGCCGGGTTAAATGTATGGCGCGCAACCTTTGCATGCGTGGCTGCCCTTTCGGCGGCTATTTCAGTTCGGTAAGTTCAACGCTACCCTGGGCCAAAAAAACAGGAAATCTTACTATAAGGCCATTTTCGGTGGTGCATTCTGTTATTTATGATGAAAAGCTGGGTAAAGCTACTGGTGTAAAAGTTATTGATACCAACACCAAGCAAGAGTTTACATACAAGGCGCGCGTTATTTTCATGAACGCTTCGGCGTTGAATACTAACCTTATCCTGCTAAACTCAAAATCAACTCGCTTCCCCAACGGGCTTGGAAATGATAATGGCTTGCTGGGTAAATACATCGCCTTTCAAAATTACCGGGCATCGGTTACTGCCGATATGGATGGCTTTTTAGACCGCTACTACTTTGGCCGAAACCCAACAGAACTGATCCTGGCCAATTACCGGAACCTGCACAAACAGGAAACAGATTATAAGGGAGGCTTTACCACTTTCATGGGAGCTTATCGCAACCGCGGACCAAAAGAAACCGTCGATGGCGAGATTGGCGGTACTTATAAAGATTCGCTTACTGAACCGGGTGGATGGAGCGCTTACATGTACCTGCAAGGCGAAACCATTCCGAAAGCCAGCAATCATGTGCGGTTGAGTCCGGATAAAAAAGACCAATGGGGGATTCCGTTGTTGATAACCTCTGTTGAGTATGACGATAACGATGAGCGCATGATCCAGGACTTTTTAACTCAAACTGCCGATATGTTTGAAAAAGCCGGGTGCACCAACATTCAGAAGCATGAAAACAAACAGGCACCGGGCCTGGATATTCACGAAATGGGTGGGGTACGGATGGGTAAAGATCCTAAAACATCGATGCTTAACCAATGGAACCAACTGCACTTGTGTAAAAATGTATTTGTTACAGATGGCGCCTGTATGGCTACCACTGGAAACCAAAGTCCGTCTATTTTGTATATGGCTTTAACAGCCCGTGCTGCCACCTATGCCGTGGGCGAATTTAAAAAAGGAAATCTTTAA
- a CDS encoding glucosamine-6-phosphate deaminase, giving the protein MKLHIYPDYNTMSKAAADLVVTLVSQKPDALICFPSGDSPTGMFSYLVQYANLGRVNFSQTNFVGLDEWVGLDRTNDGSCTYFLEKHFFTPLNISPGKVKFFNAVADDLDAECQAMNKHIESLGGLDMMVVGIGLNGHIGLNEPGANFHSYAHHSPLAPITVEVAQKYFTTDTILTEGITLGLRHLAEAAVPVLIANGSKKAPIIAEALQGCVTNDIPASIFKTLQNAQVFLDDAAAAQLN; this is encoded by the coding sequence ATGAAACTACATATATATCCTGATTATAATACCATGTCGAAAGCGGCGGCCGATTTAGTGGTTACCCTGGTTAGCCAAAAGCCCGACGCGCTGATCTGCTTCCCATCTGGCGATTCGCCAACCGGCATGTTTAGCTACCTTGTTCAATATGCAAACCTGGGCAGGGTTAATTTTAGCCAAACCAACTTTGTTGGGCTTGATGAATGGGTTGGGCTTGACCGTACTAACGATGGCAGCTGTACCTATTTTCTCGAAAAGCATTTTTTTACGCCGCTTAATATTTCGCCCGGCAAGGTGAAGTTTTTTAATGCTGTTGCCGATGATCTTGATGCCGAATGCCAGGCGATGAATAAACATATTGAGAGCCTGGGTGGCCTGGATATGATGGTGGTTGGCATAGGGCTTAATGGCCATATCGGCCTTAACGAACCCGGAGCCAATTTTCATTCTTACGCGCACCACTCACCATTGGCTCCCATTACGGTTGAAGTAGCTCAAAAATATTTTACTACGGATACGATTTTAACCGAAGGCATCACCCTTGGCTTACGCCACCTGGCCGAAGCTGCCGTGCCGGTACTTATAGCGAATGGAAGCAAAAAAGCACCCATTATAGCAGAGGCCCTGCAGGGGTGTGTTACCAATGATATACCTGCATCTATATTTAAAACATTGCAAAACGCGCAGGTATTTTTGGATGACGCCGCAGCAGCGCAGCTCAACTAA
- a CDS encoding Gfo/Idh/MocA family protein: MNKTKVAILGAGFITDIHMESYHRFIPEAEVVACYARNPEKAKAFAEKYHIAQWFDDIDKLIAESGCEVVDICLPNYLHAEATIKAAKAGKHVIIEKPLAVTLEEADEMIAVCKANNVKLMYAEELCFAPKYERARHLVKEGAIGNIYMLKQGEKHSGPHSDWFYDINYAGGGVIMDMGCHALGWFRWMLNNAKPKSVYASMSTVLHKGRTKGEDNSVIIVEFENGVTAVAENSWAKHGGMDDRCEIHGLGGVIYADLFMGNAAVTYSKDGYGYAMEKSDTTQGWSFTIFEEAFNQGYPHELKHFIDCVQNDKTPLVTGEDGRAVLELIYAAYASAGAGKKIELPFSAKIDKPVNLWLNNK; encoded by the coding sequence ATGAACAAAACTAAAGTAGCCATACTGGGTGCCGGTTTTATTACCGATATCCATATGGAATCGTACCATCGCTTTATCCCCGAAGCCGAGGTTGTAGCCTGCTATGCCCGTAACCCCGAAAAAGCCAAAGCCTTTGCCGAAAAATATCATATAGCCCAATGGTTTGATGACATCGATAAACTGATAGCCGAATCAGGCTGTGAGGTGGTGGATATTTGCCTGCCTAATTACCTGCACGCCGAAGCCACGATTAAAGCCGCCAAAGCGGGCAAGCATGTCATCATTGAAAAGCCGCTTGCCGTTACGCTTGAAGAGGCCGATGAAATGATTGCCGTATGCAAGGCCAACAATGTAAAACTGATGTATGCAGAAGAGCTCTGCTTTGCGCCAAAATACGAACGGGCAAGGCATCTGGTTAAAGAGGGCGCTATTGGCAATATCTATATGCTTAAGCAGGGCGAAAAGCATTCCGGCCCGCATTCGGATTGGTTTTATGATATCAACTATGCCGGCGGCGGAGTGATCATGGATATGGGATGCCATGCCTTGGGTTGGTTCAGGTGGATGCTTAACAATGCCAAACCCAAAAGCGTTTATGCCAGCATGAGTACCGTGCTGCATAAAGGCCGCACTAAAGGCGAAGATAATTCGGTAATTATTGTTGAGTTTGAAAACGGCGTAACTGCCGTAGCCGAAAATAGCTGGGCCAAGCACGGCGGCATGGACGACCGTTGCGAAATTCACGGACTTGGCGGCGTTATTTATGCTGATTTATTCATGGGCAATGCCGCGGTAACCTACAGCAAGGATGGATATGGCTACGCGATGGAGAAATCAGATACCACACAGGGCTGGAGCTTCACCATTTTTGAAGAAGCCTTTAACCAGGGGTATCCGCATGAACTGAAACATTTTATTGACTGTGTACAAAATGACAAGACACCGTTGGTAACGGGAGAGGATGGCAGGGCAGTGCTTGAGCTCATCTATGCCGCTTATGCATCGGCCGGGGCGGGAAAAAAGATTGAGCTGCCATTTTCGGCAAAGATTGATAAACCTGTAAATCTTTGGCTCAATAATAAATAG